The nucleotide sequence CAGTGATACAGAGGGAAAAATGTCTCACATTTGGTCGGCTTCCACCTGGAGGGACTGTGTTTATCATAGTGTACATGTTGTCGCCGGAGTTGGTTGAATCTGACataacaaacagagaaacaataaGAGGTCAAAAGGGcaaaacaaatatatacacacacatgcaggcacagagCTTACCTGCTGGACTTGGCATTATTGGGGTCCCAGGTGGCCCTCCACCCCCTGGAGGTCCCTGAAATGACAGTTTTGGGTTCCATAAGATTCGTTCATGAACTAATGAGTAACAGTCTGAAtaacatacatactgtacataccaCATAACTTCCTGGAGATGCAGAGGAGTAAGGGGtctacaaaaagacaaaaggaaatcatgaaagaaatgaaataactgttaaactttctgttgtttctgtctttgttaaaGCACTTACTGAATTGGAGTTTGGAGGATTTGGCCAGGGTCTGCCCCCACCAGGTCCCctggaacaaacaaacacacatgcacacacacacgcacacgcgcacacacacacacacacacacacacacacacacacacacacacacacacacacacacacacacacacacacacacacactttagttttctgtttttggcaaGCTTCTTTGTCCAATTCATTTGGGCTGAGTTGGCAACAACAAAGTCCTCTATTGCCAAAGAGAGGTGATgggaacaacaacaaccaaaaaagacacagacaaaaagaagacaaaataGAGGAAAgctggctcccagctccacttcCAGACCTCTAAGAGCCAAGAACATACAGTAGAGTTGTAATTAAAAGCTGCACAAAGGAAATGTCTGACTGCATCTACTGCAGTGAGAGATTGAGGATGTTTGGCGTTTAATGTTGTCCTTTTGAATGAGAGAAATGTCGGGAGTTAATTTACATcttgagagaaaaacagaggagaaaaaggggatttctctttttttaaatgtgttttagctctgtatgtgtgtgtgtgtgtgtgagtgtaaattACATTGTGTAGGTACCACTCACATGTTCATGCCAGGCATCCCAGGACCAACCAGGGCATTCAGTGGTGGTCTCATTCCACCTCCATAGTtctaaaacaaaacaccaaaatgCCCTTAGTTATGTATATAAGAGAGAAACTATCAGAACCAAATTTTGTAAATACCCCTCCCCCCTTTTTGTAAAGCTTTTGGGTTCCTTGGGTTTCTTGAAAGGttctatataaatataaattatcattgttattattataactCATCTGGTTCCACACCTGGGGTCCCAGTGGTACCATGCCTCTGGGTGGAGTCATCCGCTGCATTGGTCCTCCCATATTTGGATgtcctgaaacacaaaacagtcaAACTACAACCAGCCATCATTTTTGTTTCCAGAACAGTGTATTCATGGTTCAGGACCTATGAGACTGGAGGATGTTTTATATTCTTCAGTTTGCCAGTTTAGGTGATGTATACTAACATCTTGCTTTAAGCTGGGAGAAGTTGAACTGTTACTTGATTACATGTACTTTTGTATTTTACACCTTTGTCTGGACAATGTAGTAGAGAACATCTATGTCTGAGATGATGAGACCAGCGTATCTGGCACAAACTACTGTATAAGTATTTTAGCCTATGCATAATTCATACATTGTCCAGAGGAGTGAGTAGTTTGTGTAAATTGGGATGCACTTAAAGGATAAGAGGAGATGAgatctttttattattatcaacaAATCCCAAGAAGAGACTAAACTAACAATGAATTTATCCTGTTAACAAGTACTGTCCATGTGGCCAAAGATATAGCTTATGCCTCTATGCTTTAGAGCTTCACTGCcatccaaaaactattaaaaacacataaagatGCTATACTGTTGCATTGAGatacatgttccttcattataATGAACAAGGCAGGAGTATCTTATTTGTCCCATATCATCAAAAATAGCAAAAGTATATAAAACCTCTTCCCAGACAATGCTCAATGATCTCCATGAAATGCAGTTGTTTTAGAACAAACTAAGCAACCAAGCTCATTGTAATGAAGAAAAAGTGAAACAGTGTCACtctttactgttgtttttagccCTGCTAGCAACGGGGCCCTAGGAATGGCACCGTCAGCGAGTCCACAACTTTAGTCCAGCCTGAAGTATCTCAACAATTATTTGATGGATTTCTATGAAATTTGGGATTCATAGTCCCCTGACTTTGATGATACCCTGAATATTCCTCTACTCACAaagaggttgacatttttggtttttagtgaaatgtaCTCACAGCAACTGGgtggactgccatgaaatttgctacAGATATCCATGACCCTCAGAGGATGAATAATAATGACCCCTTTTCCTCTAGTGCAACCATGATggtgacatttgtgattctgacTGAGACATCTACTGGCTGGATGGGCGCACATTTTGGTACAGATATTTGTTGTTCCCACagcatgaaatgaaataacTTTGCTGATTCCTCAACTTTTCATCTaatgccatcatcaggtcaaaatttttaATATGACCAGTACTGGTTACGACCAAATAACATCAAAACGAAACACATTCTCGTTATCAGCTGTACTTTGAGTTTAGAGCTAAGTAACAGATCTTAGCATGCTATGACactaaaataaatagaaataaaataaacagtattgtcactgtacacattaacatgttaacatttacCACTAGCTCAGTCAGTTCCATATCAGGCTGTGGCTCCACAGGAAAAAACGTTTTGGTTAAAATCGAAAGATAAAAAAATGCCTGTGTAATTCTTAAATAAATTAGGAGAAGAATGACCAAGTGCTGTAATAtctaatgtctgtgtttgtgtataccGGTGTGTCTATGTGTACCTTGCTGTCTTGTGGGGTCCATTCCACTAGGTAACATAGGCTGGCTACCTGGGACTCCTCCAAGTCCCTACAGAGGAAAGAGGATTCATCACTAGTATTGTCATCACTGTCAGACAGATACAGTCCATTTCTTGCTATTTGCAGTTCTGTTCGCTGCCTGCAGGTGTCAGCGTGGCTCTTACCTGATTGGGTAATCTGAGGGGTGGTCTGGGTCCTCCAGGGTATCGAGGTGACATGAATGGCTGaaaaaacagcataaatacCAGTTGAATCACTCAGAGTAATAGATACTGTGCTCACAATCTATCGCCTACATGACATACGCTCAGGGTTACTGTGTCTTGAGGGTGCAGTGAAGGTGGTCTTTAAAATGTGCCAGTGTCAAGagtccaaaacaaaacacctcACACTGACAGAAATTTTAGAGGAAAAGATTTTAAACCTTGTATCTAGATATTTCAAAATTTGATTGCATTGAATGAAAAATCTGACAATGGAATATCTTGCCAAAATATACTCTTCTTCCTGTCCTTCTTTTACAAAGCCTTTCACAGAAACAAAGGTGGTGTACAAACTGTATGGAGCGCTATGGGAATTTTCTTTCACTCTCCAAAACAGGAAACCAACCAGAACTAACTGTGTATGTCTTCTGTTGAGTTTCGGGTTCATTTTCCTTTAACAACAATTCCATGACAGCAGAGTGGGGAAGGCGACCGCACTTTCATTGGATTGCATTTATGGAAAAAGAATGAGGGAATAAAAGGGGATGAGGTTTGTTAATAATGatgcctgtgtatgtgttaaCTGCGTGGAGTTTGGCAGCTTGTGTGAGAAGCTCTTTTGCAGCTGTGAGTGGGTTCTCACTTGTCCTCACCACAGACAGTAGCAATGCTGTTGCTATGTCTGCTGAACTAATGCCACTGTAGTGAGAAAAGTCAGCCTGCATTGTTGGGGAGGCAATTCTTCAACATGCCACTAGAGAGCAATGGTCCACTTGTTTTGATCACGGTCTTCTCTGAAATCACCCTCCTTCACATCTCCCAGGTGTGTTGAATGtccattaaaggaaaaacagataaaGCATTTTAGGTCCACTTAATTACTATAATGATtctgaaataaatattaataataaacaaaaatcttgtttttataCAAATGCATACATGCATCAACTGAACATATAAAGTTCAGGAAtgagtgagtcagtcagtgaatTCTTAAATTCATGAACTGACTcaatgaaagaatgaaacacatttaaacctttacatatatatttacagGTGCAGGATCCATCATCTGTCTCTCCAATTCATCACAAAATTCAGCTATAATATTCTCTGATCTAGTCCGTATGCAATGATTTTTCTGGAATCTGAATGAAGGACTTACAATTTGGTAATTGTTGCATTTGTTTAACCGATGGGTCTTGACAAGACCTTGTCTTCAAAGGACAATTGATCTTTAGAGGGAGATGGAAAAGGCTGTTCAGACCcagttttgagttttttgaAAGCGGAGCTGAGAAATGCCTATGAAGGCTATTGATCTGCGTGTCAGATGTGAGCGTCTGAGTTTGACTAATAATGACGGTCAATCAATGGACAACTGGCAGAGTCCTTCTGATGGAGAACAGAGATGATCAGGAATGAagctgcatgtgtatgtttttgtctgtgagaAATGTATTTCTCCTGTCAGACAGCATGGTGGTGCAcctacacacaaataaatgcagAATGTACACACATGTAAAGTTAATGTACACTAATATATACACTTAAGTTTGAGTAAATGAGTGAGTTTCTTGGGTAACAATTTCATAAGTTACTCACAATTGACTGAGTAATGTAGTATTACACCGTTGCTCATAGTAAGACAGGTGCCCTTGGATGAACAATGGGCCATAATTTACCCAGTGCCCTTTTCATCTAACACTGTATGTGTAAGTGACCTAAAGACCCaaataattctctctctctctgtatatgtgtgtgtgtgtgccctgtATACCTGAAAGAATCCTGGAGGGACTGGTCCCACTGGCATGCCCTCTCCTGGGGGAAGGTTCCCAAGGACAGGGctgggagctgctgcagcactcTGAAAgaggcaaaacacacacataaacacaaaaagagaTTTACACGCACAACTCAAACTACTCTACAAAACGCCTCTTTTACTCAGGAGTGATGGAAAGTACATTTAGTGAAGTACTGAACTTAAGTACAAATTTGAAGTACTTCACTTAAGTATATCCATTTCATGCCACTTTAAATACAATGCACTGTACCCAACAGAATATAAAAGTTAAAATTAGCTGCACATCAACTAACAGTGAAATCTTACTTATACATAAAGGTATCAGTAATAATGATCCATTGATATAATGTATCACAGGGGCAATTTTTATGCATTATGAGCAGCCTACTTTTACTTAtactttaaattaattttcctAAAAAGTGATTTTACTCAAGTGACATTCTTCTGTGTGGGAATTTTACTTGTAAttaagtgtctttttttaaatctttatacTCCAGTTGGTCTGCGTAActaaaagatctgaatacttcccccacctctgctgctttgttaaCACCTACAGTACAAAACCTCTGCTGAACTTGCCACCAGTGAAACAATACAAgagccataaaaacaaaacaaaacaaaacataaaaattagTAATTCAAGGGTcttcccccatctctctcttacTGTTCCTCCCTCAGTGGGatatttcctgtttctgcagatgCCCTGCCATGCTGGCCCAGGTTTATTTTTAtaccttgtgttttttgttgtgcttGTCCCAGACGGGCGGCGCTGGCACATTTCAGCACTGCCTCTGTCTGCTTCCTGTGGCATTGTACTCCTGACTAACCCGGAGTTAACACCCAGCAACGGCCTCTTCCTCATCCCCATTAGGAATAAAGAACAGACAACACGCAGTGTGGGAGAGTGTATATCCCTATATATATAAATGATGATGTGTGAACTGTGAGCACATACAGCCAGCttgcttgtgtctgtgtgtatttttttctttttttttcagtatctgCCCACTCTCTGTTCTAtttctctgatctctctcctcgctttctctccctctctgaagGCATCGGGCTGGGTGTAAAGAGCTCCAGTGAAATTCACCCACAGTCTCTGAAGTTTCCGCCAGCTGACTTTTTAGGTCAGACAGGAACAAGGTTTAATCAGAGCTGAGATAAAAGCGGACTGACGACACTCCTGtatcctcctctgctccacccCACCACCCTCGCTATTCCCTCATCCTCCCTCATTCTCCTTCATATCTCCCAATTGTTAATGTTCGGCAACAGGGAACAGGATGCCTTGCAGCTTTTTGATTCCATATTCTGCTGCAAACAGAGCTTGTATTTGTCTCAGCAGATGAATGTACAGATGGACACAGATGGATATTGTATCTCCACGGTTCAGTGGTGAGAGACTGGATtcggtttgtttgtgtgtgtgtgtgtatgtgtctgagtGTACAACATCATGCACAACATCAAGTGTGTTGTGATTTTGGAGagagtcccccccccccttccttccctcttcttTCTCGCACCCTGGATTACCCAGAATGCCTTTACTCCCTGGCAGCCTGGAGGTCTGCTGAGTTTGCCTTCATACACatggagggagtgagagagagagagagagaaaagaggacaaAGCAGAGATTATGagtgtgcacatatgtgtgtgtgtgtgcatgtgtgcacgtggctgtgagtgtgtgagtgcttttaatgtttgtttgtgtgggaaAAGGAGAactgggagaggaaaaaaaatctacctgACCTGCTGACAAAGCAGCATTCTCCAAATacagcaacaagaaaaaaataaaaaataaataaatacaacgCGCCAGGATATCTCCCTGCCCCAAAACCAGCACCACCCTCCatctacagaaaacaaaaacaacactggcaACAACACTAACTCCTCCAGTGCTGACAGTCTTTTTTAATTATGACAAATCAGATTGACTCAAATGACATTAGAAAATCAGAGTGAATCACACTGAGGAGGACTCACAAAGCCTCTTTAGTTGAGAGGCTGTGAATCTTTTTTCCAGGTCGGTCTTAAGACTCCGCTAAGTTAGAGGAGTCACATGGTTTGCATAATGATGCTTGCATAAAATTTCTACAGTACTAATCGGAGACCtaatttgtcattattttatgaCAAATGATTTActgccagcagctggttagcttagcacaaagactggaaatagaGAAACAGCTGGACTGGCTCTGTGAGAAGACagcaaaatccacctaccagtaGCTCTAAAGCTGACTAATTgttgtatctcatttgtttcaCAACATCTATTGCATGTCTATCCATCCTGGAAGAGGGGTCTCTCCTCTGTTTGCTCCTCTAGAGATCTCTTCCATAAACGTCCGTATACTGTACAGACTGTAAAGTCCCTTGTGGcacatttgtgatttgtgatattgggctatataaataaaatctgacttgacttgtttaatctgtgcaaaaaacatgaccaTAAAAATGACCTTGTTTTAACTGTGTCTTAGCCAGGCGTGGAATCTAAAAACTGAGAGATGGTGGTAAGCAGAGCCAGGCTAGACTAACGCTTGACAAGAATGCAAAAAAGCACAATTTCCATGTCAaacttttctgtattttagGAGGATAGTCTCCTTAAATGTCTCTTTAAGCACacactttaaacacacaaaaatacatttttcacaggAATTCTGAATTTCTTTTGTCCATGTTCTatctgaaaaaatgacaaactacAAACTGACACATGGACTATGAAAGCTGTGTCACACTCAAGAATAAGGGGAAGAATCTATAAGGTTAGGCCAGTTGAACGGGCATGATAACAATATGAGGGGTCATCCAAAGTGTCAGCAGCAAACAGTCGATAAAGTTTTAGACTAGAAGACCTGGTATCTCTACAGACTGGGATGGTTGGTGTTAatttcagtatttaaaaaatgctcatGAGTCTCTCAGTTACACTAATTACCTTTATCAGCCGGCTTGAGGATGGTTATAGAGAATTATTGGAACAACATTTAATGTGTAGTCCGTTGGTAACCACTTAGTCAGAGAGCTGTTGATAACAGTTAAATTAAAGATGCTAATGCACTAAGACCTTTACTGTACCTACCACATTCAAAACTTATGTAGTCAATCATGACTGTTTGATAATTGTGATAACAGCGACACTGCACGGCTTCACCTGATGTAATGTGAACACATCAATGTGGTGTAATTAGCTCATATTCACTACAACAGTGTAGTGACCACGGAGTTAatgtttactgtatattactCTGAAATTGACAGGGTCAATTTCTGTCAGCCAGTTCTGTTTAAATACTGATTCACGGCCAAGCTCAACCTATTCCCGCACTTAACCTTTGTAAACATGAAAGGCACACAGAGTGTTACACACTGTTAATGAGTCCATCATTTACACTCCTCACACACCAGTGTTTACACTTTTCTGACAAGGCCAGGAGAGAGGAGCAATACGATACTAAGCTGGTGGCcttacacattaacacactgtatcATAGTGTACTCTATGTTATAGTGAGAGTGTAACTGCCAACAATGACTTGTGTAGTGAGCCATGGCACATTATTAACTGAGTTAAACACAGTTAGGTGCGGCTGCACTTGACCTGACCTGACCCAGATTATCTCACAAATTACTCACAATTTCTCAACTGTAACAGTGAATGAAAGCTAacttgttgttgctgttgtattatattacatttaaagCAAGTTAGGGAACAAAACCGCTCCTTTATATCCCATCCAATCCCATTCAAATCATCTGACCTCTCTCTTTATACCAGTTCaactctcttctctttgtctgtttcagagTTTTGCTCCCTCTCCCTTGATTCACTgtgttcctctctttctctgctctcttcacAGAGATACCAGAAAGACTTGATTCAATCTTAAGAATCTGTAAAACAAGACAATCAATTCATCCTCCTGTCCGTTCAGAACCCCCCATCACATTAAGCCTTCTGATTTCATTGCACTTTGTGTCTTGACGTATACTATGATCCCTACATTGGTAGTTAATGGCATCGTAACCAAAAAGTGTTTGTGATGAAACCTGATACAGTGGAACGACCACTGCCATGTTCTCAGATGAACACCTGCATCTCCTGGCAAACTCATTTATTGCATAAATTATTCAAACCACCACCCACCAGGAGAATGCTACAGTataccagacacacacaatgagaCATACAGTGCAACACACTGCCTGCCATAAagacaaaatggaaatgaaatcaGTGCTTGAAAAAAGCAGAGTAAATTCTGTTGAGAGCCAGGATTTAAAAGGACAAGGTAAAGACAAATTACTTTTTCCCATGTGGAGTCATGGTTTTTTTGAGAGAATGTTTGCGTGCAACATTTTTCCCAGGTAGTAAAATGAATTGCCAGTACAAAACTTCAGCTGAAACTTCTGCCATCACGGTGCTACAGTACAGACATAGACACGTGTATGTGTCTATCCGAAATGACGCAGATAACTGATATAAAGTACAACCACATTGCTTTATCTTATCAAGCATCCTTTGCTTTGAATGACTGTGGAATGAGTGCTGAAAAGAGAGTTGAGTCATTAtgaacacaagagaaaaaaaaacaaacattttatataAAGTAATCAAAACATGCTTCCTGTGGAAAATACCAAAACTGCTGAAGGAGCGGTAGACATTTAAATGTAGCGCAATTACACCACAGTTCACTACTTTGCAACCTAATCAGACTTTCTACATGCTACATTCACACTACACTAATCCCATCAGACTAAAGGGCTCAGTAATACTTAATGAGATAACTCGCAAACTCTTTTATCCCTATATGTTTACTGATTGTGTTCCTCGCTAATGTGTGTGCGTAATGCATGCAtactttgtgtgtgcgtgtgtgtgtgtgtgtgtgtgtgtgagagagaaggtgGGGAGTCATTCTCATTCAATACTTCAGAGACTGAGAGACCCTCAGAGATGCGTGAGTGGAATCTCAAAaggctgtctgtgtctgtctcctccctctctcactgtctgtttatctctctcactcactctcgctctctctctctgtctcaacTTGCATTGGTTGCTGTCtgcttcctccacctctccctctctcacatgcacacttCGCTTCTCACACaaatcatctctctctctctctctctcttttttaaggGTATGGTTATATTTTGAagctatatttttcttattgtcaaacCATTGATACACaagcagcacaaaaacaaacaacaaaaactattaGATACAGACTAATGAGTCACATCTTTGCACTTGACAACATGTTTCTTTGTTATGATGAACATGGTCAATgtagtttattttcagtcaatCTGACATACACTATCCTGCTGCAGTAAATACTCACTAGCAGACCAAATGTGTATCcatccacagctgaaaacagtccctAACAAATGAACTATGTACTCCTCTTTGAGTGCCATTTGTGGAAAAACGCAGTACCCAGATGTTTTAggaaatgtcttttaaaaaaatgaaactacaaTTGGGAACAATTTTCAAAGATTTCTATTTTGTAGTAATGAATGGGATTTGAATTCAGCGCAACAGCACAAGCCCGAAAGTGTTTTGGAGACAGACAAATGCATCATTCGTTCTGGTTATTTAAAGGGATTTGCTAAGAAAAAGATACAGTAGATTAACATAACTCTTATCATTTAAAGTACTTAACTGTCAAAATATTAGAGCTGCAACTCAccattgttttcactgttgatAAAATACTTGTTATAGTTCCCCAAAGCTCAAAGTGACATCTTTAAATTGCTTCGTTTGTCCGACCAATACCTcagaacccaaagatattcagtttagtatgctataaaagacaaaaaaagtggaaaatcTAAATTATCAATGAATTAAATGTTTCACTTCTAACATTTAACACTAAGTTCATGGGGGAGCTATGGCCAATGATTAGTGGAAAAGAGGGACAAAGCAGGAAGAGTGTAAGAAGacagaaattaagaaattaCAGCAACTTCACAAGTCCCTCGTTATGTATACTGGTTGTCCTCAGAGAGCTGTTGGGTGAGGTAGGGGGCAGTGGTGGGGTTTGGGAGGGTTACCACTGAATCTCAAGGCCACCCGCTGTACAACAGGATCTACAAATGACACACCATACAGGAAGGAACTccattcctcctccctctccctcattccagctccctccatcctctcaaATGCCATTAGTCCACTTCCTGAAcaagggaggagggggaaggggaATGGAAAGAAGAGATGCTACGAGTctgcatgacacacac is from Lates calcarifer isolate ASB-BC8 linkage group LG13, TLL_Latcal_v3, whole genome shotgun sequence and encodes:
- the ssbp2a gene encoding single-stranded DNA-binding protein 2 isoform X4: MPVGPVPPGFFQPFMSPRYPGGPRPPLRLPNQGLGGVPGSQPMLPSGMDPTRQQGHPNMGGPMQRMTPPRGMVPLGPQNYGGGMRPPLNALVGPGMPGMNMGPGGGRPWPNPPNSNSTPYSSASPGSYVGPPGGGGPPGTPIMPSPADSTNSGDNMYTMINTVPPGGSRPNFPMGAGGDGPLGGMAGMEPHHMNGSLGSGDMDSLPKNSPGNLSMSNQPGTPREDGEMGGNFLNPFQNESYSPNMTMSV
- the ssbp2a gene encoding single-stranded DNA-binding protein 2 isoform X1, producing MYAKGKSSNVPSDSQAREKLALYVYEYLLHVGAQKSAQTFLSEIRWEKNITLGEPPGFLHSWWCVFWDLYCAAPERRDTCEHSSEAKAFHDYSAAAAPSPVLGNLPPGEGMPVGPVPPGFFQPFMSPRYPGGPRPPLRLPNQGLGGVPGSQPMLPSGMDPTRQQGHPNMGGPMQRMTPPRGMVPLGPQNYGGGMRPPLNALVGPGMPGMNMGPGGGRPWPNPPNSNSTPYSSASPGSYVGPPGGGGPPGTPIMPSPADSTNSGDNMYTMINTVPPGGSRPNFPMGAGGDGPLGGMAGMEPHHMNGSLGSGDMDSLPKNSPGNLSMSNQPGTPREDGEMGGNFLNPFQNESYSPNMTMSV
- the ssbp2a gene encoding single-stranded DNA-binding protein 2 isoform X3 translates to MLALYVYEYLLHVGAQKSAQTFLSEIRWEKNITLGEPPGFLHSWWCVFWDLYCAAPERRDTCEHSSEAKAFHDYSAAAAPSPVLGNLPPGEGMPVGPVPPGFFQPFMSPRYPGGPRPPLRLPNQGLGGVPGSQPMLPSGMDPTRQQGHPNMGGPMQRMTPPRGMVPLGPQNYGGGMRPPLNALVGPGMPGMNMGPGGGRPWPNPPNSNSTPYSSASPGSYVGPPGGGGPPGTPIMPSPADSTNSGDNMYTMINTVPPGGSRPNFPMGAGGDGPLGGMAGMEPHHMNGSLGSGDMDSLPKNSPGNLSMSNQPGTPREDGEMGGNFLNPFQNESYSPNMTMSV
- the ssbp2a gene encoding single-stranded DNA-binding protein 2 isoform X2; translation: MSGRGQSHTELRLALYVYEYLLHVGAQKSAQTFLSEIRWEKNITLGEPPGFLHSWWCVFWDLYCAAPERRDTCEHSSEAKAFHDYSAAAAPSPVLGNLPPGEGMPVGPVPPGFFQPFMSPRYPGGPRPPLRLPNQGLGGVPGSQPMLPSGMDPTRQQGHPNMGGPMQRMTPPRGMVPLGPQNYGGGMRPPLNALVGPGMPGMNMGPGGGRPWPNPPNSNSTPYSSASPGSYVGPPGGGGPPGTPIMPSPADSTNSGDNMYTMINTVPPGGSRPNFPMGAGGDGPLGGMAGMEPHHMNGSLGSGDMDSLPKNSPGNLSMSNQPGTPREDGEMGGNFLNPFQNESYSPNMTMSV